The Triticum aestivum cultivar Chinese Spring chromosome 6D, IWGSC CS RefSeq v2.1, whole genome shotgun sequence genomic sequence TCTTTCACGTCCAAAAACTAAATGCATATTTTCATGTTGGTATAAAAAGACGCAAAGGACAGATCCAACAAATCTCAGCCAACAAACAATGTCAATCCAACAACCTATAATGCTTCAATgacgagcgctcaacatgtttagcgtgcaaTTAATAACATATCAAATATATATTATCTATGTAATTAACACGTAATTGATATCCTACCTAATATTAACGCACAATTGATTTTTTGCATGATATCAACGTGCAACTAATTTTGTGCCTGATAtcaatgtgcattgcacgtacacatttagTAGTTCTAGTATAAAAGAGCGAATTTTGGAGATCCAACAGATCTCACCCACACATCCACGTCAATCCAACAACCTATGTTGATTTGATGTTTATTGCTAAACATGTTTAGCATGCTCAATATTACATTTACTTGCCCAAAAAAATATTATAATTATTTAGTATTATTACTATCCAATTATTATTGTTAGGTAGTAATTATTAGTCGTTATTACTATCCAATTATGTCCATGTAGCAATAGTTGCTATCTAATTATCTCCAAACAGCATATAATCTTGTTATATTTCTGTAGACAAGTATATACCCTTGTCTAATCAACAGCTAGGATCAAATTGTCCTCTTACCTCTTAGAAAGTAAGATGGAGCATCGTCTTAAAAGTTGTCATCATGAAAGAAAGGGATCTGTAAAAGAAAGAGATCTTAGCGCgtttttttgcaatttttattCAGGGAAAAGCCTATGTAGAGAATGGCCGACAATGGAGGGCGCGTGACATAGGCCTCACCCACAGGACATGTGCGTGGATGCCAAAAGGATTTATGAGTGTAAATACCGACCTGGGAGCTGGACGAGCATTCCTAAGGTCTCTCTACCGACAGTATGCCGACTGGGGCGTCGATTTCGGTAAATAGAACTTCATACTAATTTTCAGCTACATTATTCTGAATTTCAGAAGCGGATTGTAGTCCTTAGAACTGAAAATCTCAGCAAATGGTAACATAATGCACCAAACTGTTCTGCTTACAGTGAAGCTAGATTGCATCTTCGGCGCGGATTACAGCCCGAAAGAGATTGTGACCGTCTCAGAGGTACTATGAACTAATGTAGCCCTCCATTCTAGAATTAGCTACATCACAGTTGGCGATCTGTTGAGATCAATTCATGGGAAATATACATTGCATTAACTGCAGATCCTGAAAGAGCTTGAGAGACCAGTCGTCCTATCCATCTCCCCCGGAACCGCTGTCACTCCAGCATTAGCTGAGAATATCACACAACATGTTGACATGTACAGGGTAACAGGAGATGATTGGGACAGCTGGAAAGATGTTCGCCCACATTTCGATGTCGCCAGGTAGATTCCATTTAAGCATATGCTCATCACACAATTCTAGATATATGGCAACTGCTGCTTGCAGTTTGCAGTACAACCAATTTACTTTATCTTCTTTTTCACCGCGCATATAATATATAGATCCTTTGCTGCTGCGAATAAGATCGGCGCCCCAGGACTGCGAGGAAGGTCCTGGCCAGACTTAGACATGCTTCCATTTGGCTGGCTTACTGATGCAGGTGATCATCCATACCATAAATTCGTGGTACTTTCCTTTTTAGTAATGCACGACTCGGTTCTACTTTTCATGTGCATCGCTGTGACTAATCGTTCGAAAACTTCTGATCTTTCTCTCATACAGGTGCTAATCAGGGCCCTCACAGAACCACTAGCCTTACATTTGACGAACAAACAACACAGGTTTGCAATTGAAGAAACTTCATCTCTGTTTCCAAGTTATTTGGAACCcaaagtctgaaacctttgaacaCATTTTTGCAGATGGGACTTTGGTCAATGGCTAAATCACCGCTCATGTATGGTGGGGACTTGAGGCATCTCGACGATCGCACATTCAATCTAATTACCCACCCTACTCTCCTGAAGATAAATCACCACAGCAGAAACAACATGGAGGTGAACTAAATATTAGTTGGAGTCCGGATATTCCTGCTGCAACATATACTGAACCACGAGCTAACCTGTGGGTATTTTTTTCAGTTTGGTTATATTCATAGTGAGAGGGCTTCAAAGCCAGATGAACAATCCGGTCGCTCAAAGTCCGGATATCCGGTGGACGTGACAAACAATGGTGGAATGGTTCTTGGTCTCGGTACATGCAGCGATAAGAGCGCCGTTGGATGGCACCGTTCCTCAGAAGATCGCATTTGCAGAAGCCATGGAATCCAGAATGGCAATGCCTCATTTTGCATATCCAAAGCAAAACTTCTTCCAACATCGTAAGTGGCATGTGACAAAACAATGCATTAAAGGAAGCAGTCCTAATCTTTTGAATTATATGTATGATCCACACATATTATTGTTATACAGGGATGGAGTTACCATGAGCAGTGGGGAAGACCAAGCAAAGTTTCATCTGACAGGTATTGACACCGATGATGGTTGCTTGGATGCATCTGTCAGTCCATGGCGAACAAGCTCAGCGAGCCAAACTCCCATGTTCTCGGCCTGCGAACAGCATACAAAGCAGGTAAGTTCAGCACACACATTGGTATCCTGGTAAGACAAACGGGAACCACATGTAGAGTGAGGCTGCAATGCATAATTTTGTGTCATGAAATTGCTATTTAGCTGTCATAATAACCAAAAAATGGACACTTGATCATTTAACTTTGGAAGTGAACTGAAGTCGTGGTTGATCATTTTTTGCCGATAACAATGGCAGGTCTGGGAGCTAACAGAGAATGGACAGCTTGTAAGCAGCTACTCGGGATTGTGTGCTACAATGcggtccaacaaggaaggaggtaCAAGTTACTCTACACCGATTCACCATAAATTAATCGCTATTTTTACCTAAGTAACACTTTTGTTTGATGCAACAGAGAATGAAACTACCGGAGCACGAGCATGGACAGCAATTGGAGACAAAGGTACTTTTATCTGAGCAGCATGCTTCTTTGCCAATGCACACTTGGCGGATAAGCATCCCTTTTCTTTGGCTGATCCTTCTTCTTACATGGAAGCAGGAGAGATCTACGTGGCCATCTTCAACCTCGACACTGCGAGGAGGAAGATCACTGTAAGCGTGCCGGATCTAGAAAAGGTTGTCGGGAGAAAGTTGGCAAGGTGCACCTGCACAGAAGTCTGGAGTAGAAAGAGATGGAGTGTGATGAAGGGGGGCATCTCAGCGGTGGTGGCCTCACATGGCTCCATGTTGTTTGAAATCCAGTGTTGAGTTCTCTCTAATAATGTTCACCTGTTCAACTTGGAAGCATAGAATGATTGGGGTGTAAATTCTCTAGTTGTTTGTCGATCCTTTTTAGAACATACTTCTAATAAGGGGAGCATTTTAATTGATATTAGCAATGTGTGTGTGCAGTGCATTTGTTGGCAAAGTAGACTAATGAAAGATTAGACATGTAAATTCCAAAATCCGGGCAGGTGCAGTTGAAAATCTACCCATGATGGAACACACTGATAAACAAAACGAATTGTCATATGAACCTTGAAAGCGAACCCGTAAAATATCCATCCTTCAATTTCCGGTCAAAGCAATATTTGATGAGTAAATATGCAGTTTtttgattaaattaatccatgaataaatcatgagcatgacatggacaacattgataacacactgattacgatctaacagagcatgtactgcgcacatagtagaaacatctacgcatatcgctactactgctacaacagaaagaaacacgagagggataagcgatgtataccctccaatcggccacgcggcggcggcagcagccgcggcatcctcggcggccttcttgtcggccttggccttctcagcggcggcacggtcggcgtcggtcgacatggtgatgcggacgtagatgaacagaagcgagcagtcgcgtagtcgctacccaaaaacctaatcgcccctctcccgtacaggatccggagaggcgagGTTTCAGAGGCCTGCTCTCCTGTCAACCGTGTATGCGGTGAATGggatggagtcgccggcggcagcagcagcagaggaacgacatgggcgtggaggcggagatggagatgcgttctgttttcgcagcggctagggttggcagcgccccacatatatatgtgcggccgcgcgtggagagacgtgggttgatcgtggccctacctgtcaaagactctccgttcctgaccggcaaaaagatgcgcataggagtgagcttggctcggctcaatcccgcaacccgcgtcgcgtcgcgtcgtgacgaggcgtggcgtggcgaggggaggaggagtgcgcgagggcttcttttcttctcaagctccaatagcatgagggagagaatcccttataaaccactccaactctccttccactagtggtatgggactaaacttcccaccactttgtcatgccacctacatgggtccttagagattaaatctgaaattgtcatatgggctctaggcccatctcatatttcaacaatcccccaccagatctcagggcCCACTTGTCTTTGTTCCAAacgctgttttgatataccagcatctcagtggagaccgattaaggttgagctccacctagaccaagtagttacactccttcacaactgcacaa encodes the following:
- the LOC123140867 gene encoding uncharacterized protein, whose amino-acid sequence is MAGMLCVALLLASLVWPAALTAGSAGDGRRQQQQLTALPPRGWNSYDSFSWIIGEAAFLDNARIMANRLLPHGYQYAVIDFLWYRRIAAGSGVGAYGFDSMDQWGRPYPDPQRFPSGRGGGGFRPIADKVHAMGLKFGIHLMNGISTQAVNANTPILDVRTGKAYVENGRQWRARDIGLTHRTCAWMPKGFMSVNTDLGAGRAFLRSLYRQYADWGVDFVKLDCIFGADYSPKEIVTVSEILKELERPVVLSISPGTAVTPALAENITQHVDMYRVTGDDWDSWKDVRPHFDVARSFAAANKIGAPGLRGRSWPDLDMLPFGWLTDAGANQGPHRTTSLTFDEQTTQMGLWSMAKSPLMYGGDLRHLDDRTFNLITHPTLLKINHHSRNNMEFGYIHSERASKPDEQSGRSKSGYPVDVTNNGGMVLGLGTCSDKSAVGWHRSSEDRICRSHGIQNGNASFCISKAKLLPTSDGVTMSSGEDQAKFHLTGIDTDDGCLDASVSPWRTSSASQTPMFSACEQHTKQVWELTENGQLVSSYSGLCATMRSNKEGENETTGARAWTAIGDKGEIYVAIFNLDTARRKITVSVPDLEKVVGRKLARCTCTEVWSRKRWSVMKGGISAVVASHGSMLFEIQC